A genomic region of Oncorhynchus mykiss isolate Arlee chromosome 2, USDA_OmykA_1.1, whole genome shotgun sequence contains the following coding sequences:
- the LOC110509817 gene encoding glycogen synthase kinase-3 beta yields the protein MSGSGRPRTSSFAEPPGAPGAVSAAAGSSVTGGISAGKSGASQATGSSSTGFGNLKLARDSGKVTTVVATPGQGPDRPQEVSYTDIKVIGNGSFGVVYQARLIDSQEMVAIKKVLQDKRFKNRELQIMRKLDHCNIVRLRYFFYSSGDKKDEVYLNLVLDFVPETVYRVARHFNKAKTTIPIIYVKVYMYQLFRSLAYIHSQGVCHRDIKPQNLLVDPETAILKLCDFGSAKQLVRGEPNVSYICSRYYRAPELIFGATDYTSNIDIWSAGCVLAELLLGQPIFPGDSGVDQLVEIIKVLGTPTREQIREMNPNYTEFKFPQIKAHPWTKVFKPRTPPEAISLCSRLLEYTPVTRLSPLEACAHAFFEELRQPTARLPSGRELPLLFNFSPVELSIQPQLNSTLIPPHARAQTSPASHDGSVSDSTAQPSSVPGSINST from the exons ATGAGCGGCAGCGGGCGGCCCAGGACCAGCTCGTTTGCTGAGCCTCCAGGGGCTCCCGGAGCCGTTTCAGCCGCCGCCGGATCGTCTGTTACCGGAGGGATTTCTGCAGGAAAATCTGGGGCTTCACAGGCCACAGGGAGCAGCTCGACTGGCTTCGGAAATTTGAAACTAGCCC GAGACAGTGGCAAGGTGACGACTGTGGTGGCCACACCAGGCCAGGGTCCAGACCGCCCACAGGAGGTGTCCTACACAGACATCAAGGTGATCGGGAATGGTTCCTTCGGCGTGGTGTACCAGGCCCGCCTCATTGACAGCCAGGAGATGGTTGCCATCAAGAAGGTTCTGCAGGATAAGAGGTTTAAG AACCGAGAACTACAGATCATGAGGAAATTGGACCACTGCAACATAGTCAGGCTACGTTACTTTTTCTACTCCAGTGGGGACAAG AAAGATGAGGTGTATCTGAACCTAGTGCTGGACTTTGTTCCAGAGACGGTGTACAGGGTGGCCCGGCACTTCAACAAGGCCAAGACCACCATCCCCATTATATACGTCAAG GTGTACATGTACCAGCTGTTCCGCAGTCTGGCCTATATCCATTCCCAGGGCGTGTGTCACAGAGACATCAAACCCCAGAACCTGCTGGTGGACCCCGAGACAGCCATCCTCAAACTCTGTGACTTCGGCAG TGCTAAGCAGCTTGTTCGCGGGGAGCCCAACGTGTCCTATATCTGCTCGCGGTACTACCGTGCCCCTGAGCTCATCTTTGGCGCCACGGACTACACGTCCAACATTGACATCTGGTCAGCGGGCTGCGTGCTGGCCGAACTGCTGCTGGGACAGCCCATCTTCCCcggggacagtggagtggaccaACTGGTAGAGATCATCAAG GTTTTGGGGACTCCGACGAGAGAGCAGATCCGAGAGATGAACCCCAACTACACAGAGTTCAAATTCCCCCAGATCAAAGCACACCCCTGGACAAAG GTGTTTAAGCCGCGTACCCCCCCAGAGGCCATCTCCCTGTGTTCCCGTCTGTTAGAGTACACCCCTGTGACCAGGCTGTCCCCCCTGGAGGCCTGCGCCCATGCCTTCTTCGAAGAGCTGCGCCAGCCcactgcccgtctgcccagcggacGAGAACTTCCCCTCCTCTTCAACTTCAGCCCCGTCG AGCTATCTATCCAGCCC